Proteins co-encoded in one Quercus robur chromosome 8, dhQueRobu3.1, whole genome shotgun sequence genomic window:
- the LOC126695888 gene encoding ras-related protein Rab11D, whose protein sequence is MAVYKPEDEYDYLFKLVLIGDSGVGKSNLLSRFTRNEFNLESKSTIGVEFATKSMKIDGKVIKAQIWDTAGQERYRAITSAYYRGAVGALLVYDVTRHTTYENVARWLKELREHTDPNIVVMLIGNKSDLRHLVAVPTEYGKSFAERESLYFMETSALEATNVENAFTEVLTQIYRIVSKRAVDAGDSGSSSSLPSKGQTINVKDESSVLKRIGCCSS, encoded by the exons ATGGCTGTGTACAAACCTGAGGATGAGTATGACTACCTGTTCAAACTGGTTTTGATTGGTGATTCTGGTGTGGGAAAATCCAATTTGCTCTCGAGGTTCACGAGGAACGAGTTTAATTTGGAGTCCAAATCTACTATTGGGGTAGAGTTTGCTACCAAGAGTATGAAAATTGATGGCAAGGTCATCAAGGCTCAGATTTGGGACACTGCTGGCCAAGAAAG GTACCGTGCTATTACTAGTGCTTACTACCGAGGAGCTGTTGGTGCATTGCTGGTGTATGATGTCACTCGGCACACAACATATGAGAATGTCGCAAGGTGGTTGAAGGAGTTGAGGGAGCACACAGACCCCAACATTGTGGTCATGCTGATTGGCAACAAGTCAGATCTTCGACACCTTGTGGCCGTTCCAACAGAGTACGGAAAATCATTTGCAGAGAGAGAGTCCCTCTACTTCATGGAAACTTCTGCATTGGAAGCAACCAATGTGGAAAATGCTTTTACTGAAGTTCTCACCCAGATATACCGGATCGTGAGCAAGAGGGCAGTTGATGCAGGTGATAGTGGAagttcttcctctcttccatcaaaAGGACAAACAATAAATGTCAAAGATGAGTCCTCAGTTCTGAAGAGAATTGGGTGCTGCTCAAGCTAG
- the LOC126695886 gene encoding probable WRKY transcription factor 65 isoform X3 has protein sequence MNRRFHTNPFVTDPDEPEPENGPDSPSSGDDTKISSAPSPKKSKRDLKKRVVSVPIGDVEGSKSKGEAYPPSDSWAWRKYGQKPIKGSPYPRGYYKCSSSKGCPARKQVERSHVDPTTLLITYASDHNHPLPTSKNHSSSSSKATAAAKSDITTKVPANFPPEEVNVFSEDPSSSSPPLLDDHFDWYSDVATTKILESPVSAGSMCTEADVAMVFAMGEEEESLFADLGELPECSLVFRSRRSSVVELEPDNSNNNNNNNNNVESNRTSCGLSVLPCYGTTG, from the exons ATGAACCGTAGATTTCACACCAACCCTTTTGTCACCGACCCAGATGAGCCAGAACCAGAAAATGGGCCGGACTCACCCTCCTCTGGTGATGACACCAAGATTTCTAGTGCACCATCACCAAAAAAAAG TAAGAGGGATTTGAAGAAGAGGGTGGTGTCAGTGCCGATCGGTGACGTGGAGGGATCTAAGAGCAAAGGGGAGGCATACCCACCGTCGGATTCGTGGGCCTGGAGGAAGTATGGCCAAAAGCCCATCAAAGGGTCTCCTTATCCTAG GGGATATTATAAATGCAGTAGCTCAAAGGGGTGCCCGGCGAGAAAGCAAGTGGAGAGAAGCCATGTGGACCCCACTACGCTCTTAATCACCTACGCCTCTGACCACAACCACCCTTTGCCCACCTCCAAAAACcactcttcctcctcctc caaaGCCACCGCCGCCGCCAAGTCAGACATCACCACCAAAGTTCCCGCCAATTTCCCTCCAGAGGAAGTCAACGTCTTTAGCGAAGACCCGTCGTCGTCTTCGCCGCCGCTACTAGACGACCACTTCGATTGGTACTCCGACGTGGCGACCACCAAAATATTAGAGAGCCCGGTTAGCGCGGGAAGCATGTGTACGGAGGCTGACGTGGCGATGGTGTTTGCTATGGGAGAAGAGGAGGAGTCTTTGTTCGCTGACCTGGGCGAGTTGCCCGAGTGCTCCCTGGTTTTCCGCAGCAGGAGATCAAGCGTTGTCGAACTCGAACCggacaacagcaacaacaacaacaacaacaacaacaacgttgAGTCGAACCGGACGAGTTGTGGTTTAAGCGTGCTTCCCTGCTACGGCACCACAGGATAa
- the LOC126696360 gene encoding uncharacterized protein LOC126696360, producing MDAEEVLNLFDSHWLESTIFSQKPLSLPHKTTNPTHHQIQEPNFSRLPTLHVRSLSDQLLMSFKASSFSSESLSPNSVMTTRSTPKLQTIISGKDVSEFSNEEQQQYEMPIKKKVHGRKRRTKLSSAKSLSDLEFEELKGFMDLGFRFSEEDKDSNLVSIIPGLQRLGRKGGEEDVDEEERKTDETVVSRPYLSEAWDVLEQQKHPLMNWKISALGDEMDMKDQLKFWAHTVASTMK from the coding sequence ATGGATGCTGAAGAAGTTTTAAACCTCTTCGATTCCCATTGGCTTGAGAGCACAATTTTCTCCCAGAAACCACTATCACTACCCCATAAAACAACAAACCCGACTCATCACCAAATCCAAGAACCAAACTTTTCACGCTTGCCAACTCTCCATGTAAGATCACTAAGCGATCAATTATTGATGAGCTTCAAAGCAAGCAGCTTTTCCTCTGAATCCCTCTCCCCAAACTCAGTCATGACCACACGGTCCACACCAAAGCTACAAACAATTATTTCTGGAAAAGACGTCTCTGAATTCTCCAATGAGGAACAACAACAGTATGAGATGCCTATTAAGAAGAAAGTCCatggaagaaaaaggaggaCAAAGCTGAGTAGTGCTAAGAGCTTGTCagaccttgagtttgaggagcTAAAAGGGTTTATGGATCTGGGCTTTAGGTTCTCTGAGGAAGACAAGGATTCAAATTTGGTTTCTATCATTCCTGGATTGCAAAGGTTGGGAAGAAAAGGTGGTGAAGAAGATGTtgatgaagaagagagaaagactgATGAAACCGTGGTTTCAAGGCCTTATTTGTCTGAGGCTTGGGATGTTTTGGAACAACAAAAGCACCCGTTGatgaattggaaaatttcagCTTTAGGTGACGAAATGGATATGAAAGATCAGCTCAAGTTCTGGGCTCATACAGTTGCTTCCACTATGAAATAG
- the LOC126695886 gene encoding probable WRKY transcription factor 65 isoform X1, whose amino-acid sequence MNRRFHTNPFVTDPDEPEPENGPDSPSSGDDTKISSAPSPKKSKRDLKKRVVSVPIGDVEGSKSKGEAYPPSDSWAWRKYGQKPIKGSPYPRGYYKCSSSKGCPARKQVERSHVDPTTLLITYASDHNHPLPTSKNHSSSSSSTKATAAAKSDITTKVPANFPPEEVNVFSEDPSSSSPPLLDDHFDWYSDVATTKILESPVSAGSMCTEADVAMVFAMGEEEESLFADLGELPECSLVFRSRRSSVVELEPDNSNNNNNNNNNVESNRTSCGLSVLPCYGTTG is encoded by the exons ATGAACCGTAGATTTCACACCAACCCTTTTGTCACCGACCCAGATGAGCCAGAACCAGAAAATGGGCCGGACTCACCCTCCTCTGGTGATGACACCAAGATTTCTAGTGCACCATCACCAAAAAAAAG TAAGAGGGATTTGAAGAAGAGGGTGGTGTCAGTGCCGATCGGTGACGTGGAGGGATCTAAGAGCAAAGGGGAGGCATACCCACCGTCGGATTCGTGGGCCTGGAGGAAGTATGGCCAAAAGCCCATCAAAGGGTCTCCTTATCCTAG GGGATATTATAAATGCAGTAGCTCAAAGGGGTGCCCGGCGAGAAAGCAAGTGGAGAGAAGCCATGTGGACCCCACTACGCTCTTAATCACCTACGCCTCTGACCACAACCACCCTTTGCCCACCTCCAAAAACcactcttcctcctcctcctccaccaaaGCCACCGCCGCCGCCAAGTCAGACATCACCACCAAAGTTCCCGCCAATTTCCCTCCAGAGGAAGTCAACGTCTTTAGCGAAGACCCGTCGTCGTCTTCGCCGCCGCTACTAGACGACCACTTCGATTGGTACTCCGACGTGGCGACCACCAAAATATTAGAGAGCCCGGTTAGCGCGGGAAGCATGTGTACGGAGGCTGACGTGGCGATGGTGTTTGCTATGGGAGAAGAGGAGGAGTCTTTGTTCGCTGACCTGGGCGAGTTGCCCGAGTGCTCCCTGGTTTTCCGCAGCAGGAGATCAAGCGTTGTCGAACTCGAACCggacaacagcaacaacaacaacaacaacaacaacaacgttgAGTCGAACCGGACGAGTTGTGGTTTAAGCGTGCTTCCCTGCTACGGCACCACAGGATAa